In Denticeps clupeoides chromosome 1, fDenClu1.1, whole genome shotgun sequence, a single window of DNA contains:
- the LOC114799632 gene encoding pleckstrin homology domain-containing family G member 3 isoform X3, with translation MPEASHPSLLKRPMGEESPRVSADATVGGHEQMPCGFLVDGHSRPSVDRPLSLASTLSSSSSRDSSGSSLYHSAGTHPTPSPPSENDIDLHLCPAEGTSRSWHLQDTVTKDTRNTWQDPGHTDNIVTVEQKVVRSPLLTPSSTLSQIVTEAMAPNHQLTYVDHVVLEIIETERMYVRDLCSIVEDYLGHIIDVGNLPILPEQVCALFGNIEDIYEFNSELLQCLDMCGHDPVAIARCFVDKREYFDIYTQYCTNYPNSVAALTECMRNKTLAKFFRDTQAALKCSLPLGAYLLKPVQRILKYHLLLQEIAKHFDPEEEGYEVIEEAIYTMTAVAWYINDMKRKHEHAVRVQEIQSMLISWKGPDLTTYGELVLEGTFHVHRAKNERTLFLFEKILLITKKRGEHYVYKFHISCSTLMLIESAKDHLRFSVTHYKHPKQPHTMQAKTVEEKKLWAQHIRRLILENHQAIIPQKAKDAILDMDSIYPVKYRYSPVRLKKAISCQGDEFHGGGRQVRRRSEPVKQLLKTSKAVLKHADSEGTLLVGEQRERLSLQPAISVDTLASKLAEPEDVRPGLEENGEELGRVGNSQSLQSLSYEDHRQEKAPTEDHMEQKEEHEDEEDILMVDDQDVDGSPPEESRKDEILEEIDVSLSQKPTPPKSVKSDSERCTSYLRTTKDQQEFIPAVRVAATCLKYPGDNNLDDKTRNPQMNARDEDQMDATFLLPNEAQQEERNSSERELSEGIEEELDDDDGEGEEEDMLMSEMEPCGILPPSPLDQACATVEHFSSNLSFPPQPETTCESDLCISAELLEENVQEMNEPFQETLPNQPEEQSAPTVSQMESVHLKTGDSTLSKKDRLLIHKIRQYYEHAEHQDASFRAKRRESLSYIPAGLVKDLSRQLNGNSKDEALRVGCRRGVSSTRPTSWAVFNLPGLNKTEKSLCDSSLRDKEDGTDAEFEFQSPSNMISVWQNMEQELNETQEEVENTDESTNLQKGIPCKGQTEFSEPLLIMEESDMSTNEFSDASPTLSSLAMEQCTHDSSPDKLRPRKKIIVRRDARLITLRSGTEEDFILQDMEKVKNKVFQLARQYSQRIKNSRPAVRHRTIETESHLNTSTLDSGSEQRFYKREEDKPSLSASVSLHDEEVLNELKTPSPSLSPSSISSSWLESPSHLLQSPAHTESFHWPDVQELRSKYIRQRPEGSPSLTVHRSLSVPEKMLEAGLKHISPSVSCTSFVYTMSVTDSTPAPRDWEDKLYRANSLDCDVGQLTPTRQQNFYISGDSVLPNDDRVIVVERVNTSWQEEKDGQMMEVTDRRDLDYYQEGRKCRSIEELNCKQSKCEDWGACDHVNSTTKHSIDLEGNPKNSHHSMVKNLREKFQSLSSYI, from the exons ATGCCGGAGGCTTCGCACCCATCCCTCCTTAAGAGACCAATGGGGGAAG AATCTCCTCGCGTGTCCGCAGATGCTACAGTAGGAGGCCATGAGCAGATGCCCTGTGGTTTCCTAGTGGATGGCCACAGTCGTCCTTCTGTGGACAGACCACTGAGCCTAGCGTCCACCTTGTCCTCCAGCTCGTCTCGCGACAGCAGTGGCAGCAGCCTTTACCACAGCGCAGGAACCCATCCCACCCCATCTCCTCCGTCTGAAAACGACATAGATCTGCACCTCTGTCCAGCAGAGGGCACCAGCAGGTCTTGGCATCTCCAAGACACTGTAACCAAGGATACAAGGAACACCTGGCAGGATCCTGGTCATACTGATAATATTGTGACCGTTGAGCAAAAAGTGGTCCGAAGTCCCCTGCTGACCCCATCGTCCACGCTTTCCCAGATTGTCACCGAAGCCATGGCTCCAAACCACCAGCTGACCTATGTGGACCATGTGGTCTTGGAGATCATTGAGACAGAGCGGATGTACGTGCGGGATCTGTGCAGCATTGTGGAG GATTATTTGGGTCATATCATCGATGTAGGGAATCTGCCTATCTTGCCCGAGCAGGTGTGTGCCCTCTTCGGAAATATTGAGGATATCTACGAGTTTAACAG TGAACTCCTGCAGTGTCTGGATATGTGTGGCCATGATCCTGTAGCCATCGCCAGGTGCTTTGTTGACaag AGAGAATACTTTGACATCTACACACAGTACTGCACAAATTACCCCAA CTCTGTTGCTGCCCTAACGGAGTGCATGAGAAATAAAACTCTGGCTAAGTTCTTCAGGGACACACAGGCTGCTCTAAAATGTTCCCTGCCTCTGGGCGCCTACCTGCTAAAGCCTGTACAAAGAATCCTCAAGTATCACCTCCTATTACAG GAGATTGCCAAACACTTTGACCCTGAGGAAGAAGGCTATGAGGTAATTGAGGAGGCCATTTACACAATGACCGCCGTGGCCTGGTACATCAACGACATGAAGAGGAAGCATGAACATGCCGTCAGAGTGCAG GAGATCCAGTCAATGCTAATAAGCTGGAAAGGTCCAGATCTCACCACTTATGGTGAGCTTGTCCTCGAAGGCACCTTTCATGTTCACCGGGCCAAGAATGAAAGAACTCTCTTCCTCTTCGAAAAGATCCTCCTCATCACCAAAAAGCGTGGAGAGCATTATGTCTACAAGTTTCACATCTCG TGCTCTACTCTGATGCTCATTGAAAGTGCCAAAGACCATCTGCGGTTCAGTGTGACCCACTACAAGCACCCAAAGCAGCCCCACACCATGCAA GCCAAAACTGTTGAGGAAAAGAAGTTGTGGGCTCAGCATATTAGAAGGTTGATTCTTGAAAACCATCAAGCAATAATACCGCAGAAA GCAAAGGATGCCATCCTTGACATGGACTCCATAT ACCCAGTGAAGTACCGCTACAGCCCCGTACGCCTGAAGAAGGCCATTTCTTGTCAAGGGGATGAATTCCATGGCGGAGGTCGTCAAGTCCGGAGGAGATCTG AGCCCGTTAAACAACTCCTGAAGACTTCTAAAG CAGTTCTTAAG CACGCAGACAGTGAGGGCACCCTACTGGTGGGTGAGCAAAGGGAGAGGCTCTCCCTGCAGCCAGCGATCAGTGTCGACACACTGGCCTCCAAGTTAGCAGAGCCTGAGGATGTTAGGCCTGGTCTGGAGGAGAATGGAGAAGAGTTGGGTCGAGTGGGAAACTCCCAATCTCTCCAGTCACTAAGCTATGAGGATCACAGACAGGAGAAAGCACCAACAGAAGACCATATGGAGCAAAAAGAGGAGCACGAAGATGAAGAAGACATTCTGATGGTGGACGACCAG gatGTAGATGGATCTCCCCCTGAAGAAAGTAGGAAAGATGAAATACTGGAGGAGATTGATGTTTCCCTCAGTCAAAAG CCGACTCCCCCGAAGTCAGTGAAGAGTGATTCTGAAAGATGTACTTCTTATTTGAGAACTACCAAAGATCAACAGGAATTCATCCCTGCTGTGAGAGTAGCAGCAACTTGTCTCAAATATCCTGGGGATAACAACTTGGATGACAAAACTAGAAATCCTCAGATGAATGCCAGAGATGAGGACCAGATGGATGCTACATTCTTACTTCCAAATGAGGCCCAGCAAGAGGAAAGGAATAGCTCTGAGAGGGAACTGTCTGAAGGCATAGAGGAAGAgttagatgatgatgatggtgaggGTGAGGAGGAAGACATGCTAATGTCTGAGATGGAGCCCTGTGGTATCCTCCCACCATCACCTCTGGACCAGGCATGTGCCACTGTTGAGCACTTCTCCAGCAACCTGTCGTTCCCTCCTCAACCAGAAACCACGTGCGAGTCAGACCTGTGCATCAGTGCAGAGCTCCTGGAGGAGAATGTCCAAGAAATGAATGAGCCCTTCCAGGAAACTCTACCAAACCAACCAGAAGAACAATCAGCTCCCACAGTGTCTCAGATGGAGTCTGTACATCTTAAGACTGGAGACTCCACTTTGTCTAAGAAAGACCGTCTGCTCATTCACAAGATCAGACAGTACTATGAACATGCTGAACACCAGGATGCCAGCTTCAGGGCTAAACGCAGGGAGAGTCTATCCTATATCCCTGCCGGATTGGTAAAAGATCTAAGCAGACAACTCAATGGTAACTCAAAAGATGAAGCTCTCAGGGTTGGGTGCCGGAGGGGGGTCTCCAGCACTCGGCCAACATCATGGGCTGTCTTCAATCTCCCTGGTTTGAACAAAACAGAGAAGAGTTTGTGTGATTCCAGCTTGAGGGACAAGGAAGACGGAACTGATGCCGAATTTGAATTCCAGTCGCCCTCTAACATGATCAGTGTGTGGCAGAACATGGAGCAAGAGCTGAATGAGACACAGGAGGAGGTAGAGAACACAGATGAGAGCACCAATCTCCAAAAGGGCATTCCCTGCAAAGGACAAACTGAATTCAGTGAGCCTCTGTTGATTATGGAGGAGTCGGACATGTCCACTAATGAGTTCTCTGATGCCTCACCCACACTCTCCTCCTTAGCAATGGAGCAGTGCACGCATGACTCAAGCCCAGACAAGCTTCGCccaaggaaaaaaattattgtgcGAAGAGACGCCCGGCTCATTACTCTGAGGTCGGGGACAGAGGAGGACTTCATTCTGCAGGATATGGAAAAGGTGAAGAACAAGGTTTTCCAACTTGCCAGGCAGTACAGTCAGCGTATAAAGAACAGCAGACCTGCAGTCCGACATAGGACCATTGAGACTGAGAGCCACCTCAACACCAGCACCCTGGACTCTGGTTCTGAGCAAAGGTTTTACAAAAGAGAGGAAG ACAAACCCAGTCTTTCTGCATCTGTCAGCTTGCATGATGAAGAGGTTCTTAATGAGCTGAAGACCCCAAGTCCTTCTCTCAGTCCCAGCTCCATTTCGAGCTCTTGGCTGGAGTCACCCAGCCATCTGTTACAGAGCCCTGCACACACTGAGAGCTTCCACTGGCCAGATGTACAGGAGCTGCGCTCCAAGTACATACGCCAAAGACCAGAGGGCTCACCGTCTCTCACAGTTCACCGGAGCCTCTCTGTTCCAGAGAAGATGCTTGAGGCTGGATTGAAACACATAAGCCCCTCTGTCAGCTGCACATCCTTTGTCTACACAATGTCTGTCACAGACTCCACCCCTGCTCCCAGAGACTGGGAGGATAAGCTTTACAGGGCAAACTCCCTTGATTGTGACGTGGGCCAACTGACGCCAACCAGACAGCAAAACTTTTATATCTCTGGTGATTCAGTCTTGCCAAATGACGACAGAGTCATTGTGGTGGAGAGAGTTAACACTAGCTGGCAGGAGGAGAAAGATGGTCAAATGATGGAGGTTACTGATAGAAGGGACCTTGATTATTATCAAGAGGGAAGGAAATGCAGATCTATTGAGGAACTAAATTGCAAGCAGAGCAAATGTGAAGACTGGGGTGCCTGTGACCACGTGAATTCTACAACTAAGCATTCCATAGATTTAGAGGGAAATCCGAAGAATAGCCATCATAGCATGGTGAAAAACCTACGGGAGAAGTTTCAGAGCTTGAGCTCCtacatataa
- the LOC114799632 gene encoding pleckstrin homology domain-containing family G member 3 isoform X5 — MPEASHPSLLKRPMGEESPRVSADATVGGHEQMPCGFLVDGHSRPSVDRPLSLASTLSSSSSRDSSGSSLYHSAGTHPTPSPPSENDIDLHLCPAEGTSRSWHLQDTVTKDTRNTWQDPGHTDNIVTVEQKVVRSPLLTPSSTLSQIVTEAMAPNHQLTYVDHVVLEIIETERMYVRDLCSIVEDYLGHIIDVGNLPILPEQVCALFGNIEDIYEFNSELLQCLDMCGHDPVAIARCFVDKREYFDIYTQYCTNYPNSVAALTECMRNKTLAKFFRDTQAALKCSLPLGAYLLKPVQRILKYHLLLQEIAKHFDPEEEGYEVIEEAIYTMTAVAWYINDMKRKHEHAVRVQEIQSMLISWKGPDLTTYGELVLEGTFHVHRAKNERTLFLFEKILLITKKRGEHYVYKFHISCSTLMLIESAKDHLRFSVTHYKHPKQPHTMQAKTVEEKKLWAQHIRRLILENHQAIIPQKAKDAILDMDSIYPVKYRYSPVRLKKAISCQGDEFHGGGRQVRRRSEPVKQLLKTSKAVLKDVDGSPPEESRKDEILEEIDVSLSQKPTPPKSVKSDSERCTSYLRTTKDQQEFIPAVRVAATCLKYPGDNNLDDKTRNPQMNARDEDQMDATFLLPNEAQQEERNSSERELSEGIEEELDDDDGEGEEEDMLMSEMEPCGILPPSPLDQACATVEHFSSNLSFPPQPETTCESDLCISAELLEENVQEMNEPFQETLPNQPEEQSAPTVSQMESVHLKTGDSTLSKKDRLLIHKIRQYYEHAEHQDASFRAKRRESLSYIPAGLVKDLSRQLNGNSKDEALRVGCRRGVSSTRPTSWAVFNLPGLNKTEKSLCDSSLRDKEDGTDAEFEFQSPSNMISVWQNMEQELNETQEEVENTDESTNLQKGIPCKGQTEFSEPLLIMEESDMSTNEFSDASPTLSSLAMEQCTHDSSPDKLRPRKKIIVRRDARLITLRSGTEEDFILQDMEKVKNKVFQLARQYSQRIKNSRPAVRHRTIETESHLNTSTLDSGSEQRFYKREEDKPSLSASVSLHDEEVLNELKTPSPSLSPSSISSSWLESPSHLLQSPAHTESFHWPDVQELRSKYIRQRPEGSPSLTVHRSLSVPEKMLEAGLKHISPSVSCTSFVYTMSVTDSTPAPRDWEDKLYRANSLDCDVGQLTPTRQQNFYISGDSVLPNDDRVIVVERVNTSWQEEKDGQMMEVTDRRDLDYYQEGRKCRSIEELNCKQSKCEDWGACDHVNSTTKHSIDLEGNPKNSHHSMVKNLREKFQSLSSYI; from the exons ATGCCGGAGGCTTCGCACCCATCCCTCCTTAAGAGACCAATGGGGGAAG AATCTCCTCGCGTGTCCGCAGATGCTACAGTAGGAGGCCATGAGCAGATGCCCTGTGGTTTCCTAGTGGATGGCCACAGTCGTCCTTCTGTGGACAGACCACTGAGCCTAGCGTCCACCTTGTCCTCCAGCTCGTCTCGCGACAGCAGTGGCAGCAGCCTTTACCACAGCGCAGGAACCCATCCCACCCCATCTCCTCCGTCTGAAAACGACATAGATCTGCACCTCTGTCCAGCAGAGGGCACCAGCAGGTCTTGGCATCTCCAAGACACTGTAACCAAGGATACAAGGAACACCTGGCAGGATCCTGGTCATACTGATAATATTGTGACCGTTGAGCAAAAAGTGGTCCGAAGTCCCCTGCTGACCCCATCGTCCACGCTTTCCCAGATTGTCACCGAAGCCATGGCTCCAAACCACCAGCTGACCTATGTGGACCATGTGGTCTTGGAGATCATTGAGACAGAGCGGATGTACGTGCGGGATCTGTGCAGCATTGTGGAG GATTATTTGGGTCATATCATCGATGTAGGGAATCTGCCTATCTTGCCCGAGCAGGTGTGTGCCCTCTTCGGAAATATTGAGGATATCTACGAGTTTAACAG TGAACTCCTGCAGTGTCTGGATATGTGTGGCCATGATCCTGTAGCCATCGCCAGGTGCTTTGTTGACaag AGAGAATACTTTGACATCTACACACAGTACTGCACAAATTACCCCAA CTCTGTTGCTGCCCTAACGGAGTGCATGAGAAATAAAACTCTGGCTAAGTTCTTCAGGGACACACAGGCTGCTCTAAAATGTTCCCTGCCTCTGGGCGCCTACCTGCTAAAGCCTGTACAAAGAATCCTCAAGTATCACCTCCTATTACAG GAGATTGCCAAACACTTTGACCCTGAGGAAGAAGGCTATGAGGTAATTGAGGAGGCCATTTACACAATGACCGCCGTGGCCTGGTACATCAACGACATGAAGAGGAAGCATGAACATGCCGTCAGAGTGCAG GAGATCCAGTCAATGCTAATAAGCTGGAAAGGTCCAGATCTCACCACTTATGGTGAGCTTGTCCTCGAAGGCACCTTTCATGTTCACCGGGCCAAGAATGAAAGAACTCTCTTCCTCTTCGAAAAGATCCTCCTCATCACCAAAAAGCGTGGAGAGCATTATGTCTACAAGTTTCACATCTCG TGCTCTACTCTGATGCTCATTGAAAGTGCCAAAGACCATCTGCGGTTCAGTGTGACCCACTACAAGCACCCAAAGCAGCCCCACACCATGCAA GCCAAAACTGTTGAGGAAAAGAAGTTGTGGGCTCAGCATATTAGAAGGTTGATTCTTGAAAACCATCAAGCAATAATACCGCAGAAA GCAAAGGATGCCATCCTTGACATGGACTCCATAT ACCCAGTGAAGTACCGCTACAGCCCCGTACGCCTGAAGAAGGCCATTTCTTGTCAAGGGGATGAATTCCATGGCGGAGGTCGTCAAGTCCGGAGGAGATCTG AGCCCGTTAAACAACTCCTGAAGACTTCTAAAG CAGTTCTTAAG gatGTAGATGGATCTCCCCCTGAAGAAAGTAGGAAAGATGAAATACTGGAGGAGATTGATGTTTCCCTCAGTCAAAAG CCGACTCCCCCGAAGTCAGTGAAGAGTGATTCTGAAAGATGTACTTCTTATTTGAGAACTACCAAAGATCAACAGGAATTCATCCCTGCTGTGAGAGTAGCAGCAACTTGTCTCAAATATCCTGGGGATAACAACTTGGATGACAAAACTAGAAATCCTCAGATGAATGCCAGAGATGAGGACCAGATGGATGCTACATTCTTACTTCCAAATGAGGCCCAGCAAGAGGAAAGGAATAGCTCTGAGAGGGAACTGTCTGAAGGCATAGAGGAAGAgttagatgatgatgatggtgaggGTGAGGAGGAAGACATGCTAATGTCTGAGATGGAGCCCTGTGGTATCCTCCCACCATCACCTCTGGACCAGGCATGTGCCACTGTTGAGCACTTCTCCAGCAACCTGTCGTTCCCTCCTCAACCAGAAACCACGTGCGAGTCAGACCTGTGCATCAGTGCAGAGCTCCTGGAGGAGAATGTCCAAGAAATGAATGAGCCCTTCCAGGAAACTCTACCAAACCAACCAGAAGAACAATCAGCTCCCACAGTGTCTCAGATGGAGTCTGTACATCTTAAGACTGGAGACTCCACTTTGTCTAAGAAAGACCGTCTGCTCATTCACAAGATCAGACAGTACTATGAACATGCTGAACACCAGGATGCCAGCTTCAGGGCTAAACGCAGGGAGAGTCTATCCTATATCCCTGCCGGATTGGTAAAAGATCTAAGCAGACAACTCAATGGTAACTCAAAAGATGAAGCTCTCAGGGTTGGGTGCCGGAGGGGGGTCTCCAGCACTCGGCCAACATCATGGGCTGTCTTCAATCTCCCTGGTTTGAACAAAACAGAGAAGAGTTTGTGTGATTCCAGCTTGAGGGACAAGGAAGACGGAACTGATGCCGAATTTGAATTCCAGTCGCCCTCTAACATGATCAGTGTGTGGCAGAACATGGAGCAAGAGCTGAATGAGACACAGGAGGAGGTAGAGAACACAGATGAGAGCACCAATCTCCAAAAGGGCATTCCCTGCAAAGGACAAACTGAATTCAGTGAGCCTCTGTTGATTATGGAGGAGTCGGACATGTCCACTAATGAGTTCTCTGATGCCTCACCCACACTCTCCTCCTTAGCAATGGAGCAGTGCACGCATGACTCAAGCCCAGACAAGCTTCGCccaaggaaaaaaattattgtgcGAAGAGACGCCCGGCTCATTACTCTGAGGTCGGGGACAGAGGAGGACTTCATTCTGCAGGATATGGAAAAGGTGAAGAACAAGGTTTTCCAACTTGCCAGGCAGTACAGTCAGCGTATAAAGAACAGCAGACCTGCAGTCCGACATAGGACCATTGAGACTGAGAGCCACCTCAACACCAGCACCCTGGACTCTGGTTCTGAGCAAAGGTTTTACAAAAGAGAGGAAG ACAAACCCAGTCTTTCTGCATCTGTCAGCTTGCATGATGAAGAGGTTCTTAATGAGCTGAAGACCCCAAGTCCTTCTCTCAGTCCCAGCTCCATTTCGAGCTCTTGGCTGGAGTCACCCAGCCATCTGTTACAGAGCCCTGCACACACTGAGAGCTTCCACTGGCCAGATGTACAGGAGCTGCGCTCCAAGTACATACGCCAAAGACCAGAGGGCTCACCGTCTCTCACAGTTCACCGGAGCCTCTCTGTTCCAGAGAAGATGCTTGAGGCTGGATTGAAACACATAAGCCCCTCTGTCAGCTGCACATCCTTTGTCTACACAATGTCTGTCACAGACTCCACCCCTGCTCCCAGAGACTGGGAGGATAAGCTTTACAGGGCAAACTCCCTTGATTGTGACGTGGGCCAACTGACGCCAACCAGACAGCAAAACTTTTATATCTCTGGTGATTCAGTCTTGCCAAATGACGACAGAGTCATTGTGGTGGAGAGAGTTAACACTAGCTGGCAGGAGGAGAAAGATGGTCAAATGATGGAGGTTACTGATAGAAGGGACCTTGATTATTATCAAGAGGGAAGGAAATGCAGATCTATTGAGGAACTAAATTGCAAGCAGAGCAAATGTGAAGACTGGGGTGCCTGTGACCACGTGAATTCTACAACTAAGCATTCCATAGATTTAGAGGGAAATCCGAAGAATAGCCATCATAGCATGGTGAAAAACCTACGGGAGAAGTTTCAGAGCTTGAGCTCCtacatataa